One genomic region from Actinocatenispora thailandica encodes:
- the sufB gene encoding Fe-S cluster assembly protein SufB: MAAQAEELERIGRYQYGWADSDVAGAAAKRGLSEAVVRDISAKKSEPEWMLSRRLKGLKLFGRKPMPNWGADLSGIDFDNIKYFVRSTEKQATTWDELPADIKNTYDKLGIPEAEKQRLIAGVAAQYESEVVYHKIREDLEEQGVVFLDTDTGLKEHPELFEEYFGTVIPAGDNKFAALNTAVWSGGSFIYVPKGVHVEIPLQAYFRINTENMGQFERTLIIVDEDAYVHYVEGCTAPIYQSDSLHSAVVEIVVKKGARCRYTTIQNWSTNVYNLVTKRATCEQGGTMEWIDGNLGSKVTMKYPSVYLLGEHAKGEVLSVAMAGEGQHQDAGAKMVHQAPNTSSTIISKSIARGGGRTSYRGLVQVLEGSEQSKSTVKCDALLVDAISRSDTYPYVDVREDDVQMGHEATVSKVSEDQLFYLMSRGMTEDEAMAMIVRGFIEPIAKELPMEYALELNRLIELQMEGAVG, encoded by the coding sequence ATGGCCGCGCAGGCCGAGGAGCTGGAGCGGATCGGCCGCTACCAGTACGGCTGGGCCGACTCGGACGTGGCCGGCGCGGCGGCGAAGCGTGGTCTGTCCGAGGCCGTGGTGCGCGACATCTCGGCCAAGAAGAGCGAGCCGGAGTGGATGCTCTCGCGGCGGCTCAAGGGGCTGAAGCTGTTCGGCCGCAAGCCGATGCCGAACTGGGGCGCCGACCTGTCCGGCATCGACTTCGACAACATCAAGTACTTCGTGCGCTCCACCGAGAAGCAGGCGACCACCTGGGACGAGCTCCCGGCGGACATCAAGAACACCTACGACAAGCTGGGCATCCCGGAGGCGGAGAAGCAGCGGCTGATCGCCGGGGTGGCCGCGCAGTACGAGTCGGAGGTCGTGTACCACAAGATCCGGGAGGACCTGGAGGAGCAGGGCGTCGTCTTCCTCGACACCGACACCGGCCTCAAGGAGCACCCGGAGCTGTTCGAGGAGTACTTCGGCACGGTGATCCCGGCCGGTGACAACAAGTTCGCCGCGCTGAACACCGCGGTGTGGTCCGGCGGCTCGTTCATCTACGTGCCGAAGGGCGTGCACGTGGAGATCCCGCTGCAGGCCTACTTCCGGATCAACACCGAGAACATGGGCCAGTTCGAGCGGACGCTGATCATCGTCGACGAGGACGCCTACGTGCACTACGTCGAGGGCTGCACGGCGCCGATCTACCAGTCCGACTCGCTGCACTCGGCGGTCGTGGAGATCGTCGTCAAGAAGGGCGCCCGCTGCCGTTACACGACCATCCAGAACTGGTCGACCAACGTCTACAACCTGGTCACCAAGCGCGCCACCTGCGAGCAGGGCGGCACGATGGAGTGGATCGACGGCAACCTCGGCTCCAAGGTGACGATGAAGTACCCGTCGGTCTACCTGCTCGGTGAGCACGCCAAGGGCGAGGTGCTGTCGGTCGCCATGGCCGGCGAGGGCCAGCACCAGGACGCCGGCGCGAAGATGGTGCACCAGGCGCCGAACACGTCCTCGACGATCATCTCCAAGTCGATCGCGCGCGGCGGCGGCCGTACCTCCTACCGCGGGCTGGTGCAGGTGTTGGAGGGCTCCGAGCAGTCCAAGAGCACGGTCAAGTGCGACGCGCTGCTGGTGGACGCCATCTCCCGGTCCGACACCTACCCGTACGTGGACGTGCGCGAGGACGACGTGCAGATGGGCCACGAGGCGACGGTGTCCAAGGTCAGCGAGGACCAGCTCTTCTACCTGATGAGCCGGGGGATGACCGAGGACGAGGCGATGGCCATGATCGTCCGCGGCTTCATCGAGCCGATCGCCAAGGAGCTGCCGATGGAGTACGCGCTGGAGCTGAACCGCCTGATCGAGCTGCAGATGGAAGGCGCCGTCGGCTGA
- a CDS encoding COX15/CtaA family protein, translating to MSLERVRVSAATVRRLALTTVALNVVLVVTGGAVRLTGSGLGCPTWPKCTDASYRNTPAYGIHGYIEFGNRLLTFVLVAAVILTFLAALVANPRRRSVIWLSVLSGATIPAQAVLGGMTVLTHLNPYVVAAHFLFTVLIIAIAYWLWRRCREGDEPAQTLVRPPLRALTVLLTALAAVVLTIGTVVTGSGPHAGDEHARRTGLDPGVVAQLHADSVMLLIGASVAAWFAFRATRAPAAVQRAAVTLIAVELAQGVIGFVQYFTHLPIVLVGLHMAGAAAVWLAALVLLFATRSRGPAPEAAPVTGPEVVPPGSVPA from the coding sequence GTGAGTCTGGAACGGGTGCGGGTCTCGGCCGCCACGGTTCGCCGGCTGGCCCTCACGACGGTGGCCCTCAACGTGGTCCTGGTGGTCACCGGCGGAGCGGTGCGGCTGACCGGTTCCGGCCTCGGCTGCCCCACCTGGCCGAAATGCACCGACGCGTCGTACCGCAACACTCCCGCCTACGGCATCCACGGCTACATCGAGTTCGGCAACCGGCTGCTGACCTTCGTCCTGGTTGCCGCGGTGATCCTGACGTTCCTCGCCGCGCTCGTCGCGAACCCGCGCCGCCGCTCGGTGATCTGGCTGTCGGTGCTGTCCGGGGCGACCATCCCGGCCCAGGCCGTCCTCGGCGGCATGACCGTGCTCACCCACCTCAACCCGTACGTGGTCGCGGCGCACTTCCTGTTCACGGTGCTGATCATCGCGATCGCGTACTGGCTGTGGCGGCGCTGCCGGGAGGGCGACGAGCCGGCCCAGACCCTGGTCCGGCCGCCGCTGCGGGCACTGACCGTGCTGCTGACCGCGCTGGCCGCGGTGGTGCTGACCATCGGCACCGTGGTCACCGGCTCCGGACCGCACGCCGGCGACGAGCACGCCCGCCGGACCGGGCTGGACCCGGGCGTGGTGGCGCAGCTGCACGCGGACTCGGTGATGCTGCTGATCGGGGCGAGCGTCGCGGCCTGGTTCGCGTTCCGGGCGACCCGCGCGCCCGCGGCGGTCCAGCGGGCCGCCGTGACCTTGATCGCCGTCGAGCTGGCACAGGGCGTGATCGGCTTCGTGCAGTACTTCACCCACCTGCCGATCGTGCTGGTGGGACTGCACATGGCCGGCGCCGCCGCGGTGTGGCTCGCGGCGCTGGTACTGCTGTTCGCCACCCGCAGCCGCGGCCCGGCGCCCGAGGCGGCGCCGGTGACCGGCCCGGAGGTGGTCCCGCCCGGTTCGGTTCCCGCCTGA